A DNA window from Mesorhizobium sp. C432A contains the following coding sequences:
- a CDS encoding low affinity iron permease family protein, with product MNRFLFVMGDFLSRPPGFYVLLVAMLLCTALVPFGLTNVVTYALSVAAIVITGVVLIQGYRDTAAIHAKLDEIIVSLNETRNDVVGLEHAEPEEIREKLQTLEEEAMKAVRPPH from the coding sequence ATGAATCGCTTCCTGTTTGTGATGGGCGACTTTCTATCCCGGCCACCGGGCTTCTATGTCCTTCTTGTAGCCATGCTGCTCTGTACTGCGTTGGTGCCATTCGGCCTGACGAATGTGGTCACCTACGCATTGTCGGTAGCGGCCATCGTGATCACCGGCGTTGTGCTGATCCAGGGTTACCGCGACACGGCCGCCATTCACGCCAAGCTTGATGAGATTATCGTTTCGCTGAATGAGACCAGAAACGATGTCGTCGGCTTGGAGCATGCCGAGCCGGAGGAGATTCGGGAGAAGCTCCAGACACTCGAAGAAGAAGCAATGAAAGCGGTTCGCCCGCCGCATTGA
- a CDS encoding 2,3-bisphosphoglycerate-dependent phosphoglycerate mutase yields the protein MSGTLVLVRHGQSEWNLKNLFTGWRDVDLTEQGHKEAKEAGQKLKARGLKFDIAFTSALIRAQKTCQHILDAVGQSDLKTIRDQALNERDYGDLSGLNKDDARQKWGEEQVHIWRRSYDVPPPGGESLKDTGARVWPYYLHDMQSHVLKGGTVLVAAHGNSLRALIMALDGKSGEEIVKLELGTGVPVIYKLNADSTVASKDVLEG from the coding sequence ATGTCGGGAACTCTCGTGCTCGTGCGCCACGGCCAGAGCGAATGGAACCTGAAGAACCTGTTCACCGGCTGGCGCGATGTCGACCTTACCGAGCAGGGCCACAAGGAGGCCAAGGAAGCCGGCCAGAAGCTCAAGGCACGCGGCTTGAAATTCGACATTGCCTTCACCTCGGCGCTGATCCGGGCGCAGAAGACCTGCCAGCACATTCTCGACGCGGTCGGCCAGAGCGATTTGAAGACGATCCGCGACCAGGCGCTGAACGAGCGCGACTATGGCGATCTCTCCGGCCTCAACAAGGACGACGCGCGCCAGAAGTGGGGCGAGGAGCAGGTGCACATCTGGCGCCGCTCCTACGACGTGCCGCCGCCCGGCGGCGAAAGCCTGAAGGACACCGGCGCCCGCGTCTGGCCCTATTACCTGCACGACATGCAGTCGCATGTTCTGAAAGGCGGCACCGTGCTGGTCGCCGCGCATGGCAATTCGCTGCGCGCGCTGATCATGGCGCTGGACGGCAAGAGCGGCGAGGAGATCGTCAAGCTCGAGCTCGGCACCGGCGTGCCGGTGATCTACAAGCTCAACGCCGATTCCACTGTGGCGTCGAAGGACGTGCTGGAGGGGTGA
- a CDS encoding DUF1236 domain-containing protein, translating into MTRYFVSAAGALVLMAGIGTSFAEDVIVLKPEQQTVVREYIHKQKLASVSLLGVELNVGTALPDTVELHAIDVPDVRYKYTVVGDHAVLVDPDTRKVVQIIE; encoded by the coding sequence ATGACCAGGTATTTCGTCAGCGCCGCCGGCGCCCTCGTCCTTATGGCGGGCATCGGCACCTCGTTTGCCGAGGATGTTATTGTTCTCAAGCCCGAACAACAGACGGTCGTTCGCGAATATATCCATAAGCAGAAGCTGGCCTCAGTCAGTTTGCTCGGCGTCGAACTCAACGTCGGCACGGCACTTCCCGACACTGTCGAGCTCCACGCAATCGACGTTCCGGATGTCCGCTACAAGTATACGGTTGTCGGAGATCATGCGGTTCTCGTCGATCCCGACACGCGCAAGGTCGTGCAGATCATCGAATAA